caagaactgtgaggtaatgttgcagctctacaaaactctggttagatcacactaaagagtactgtgttcagccttttacctcattataggaaggatgtggaagctttagagagggtgcagaggagactacccaggatgctgcctagattagcgAGCATGTCTTAGGAAGAATGcttgagtgagttagggcttttctctttggagcaaaggaagatgagaggtgacttgatagaggagcATAAAATGATAAAAGGCAGTGATAGAATGGACAGCTATTAGTTTATCCCCTGCAGCAGAAATGGTTAATGCGAGAGGTCATaatattaaggtgattggaggaaagtatagggggatttAGATATAGGTAGATATTTTACAGAGAACAGcaagtgcatggaatgtgctgccagaggtggtggtagagacagatacattaggggacaTTTAAGactctcttagataggcacatggatgaaagaaaaatggttatGCAGGAGGGAACATTAGATTAATGCTGTAGTagttagaacagtacaggcctttcggtccaCGATACTGTGCTGGCACTTTATGTATGAATGTCATATAAGGATTGTTGATAATTTTAAAATCTCTTTTGGGGTGAAAATGGTTACATGCCATTCTATGTCTTACTGGACACAAACTAGAAATAATTCCAAGGATTTATTGATGTAAAAAggacactgagttcctccagtagattgttgcTCCTGTTAGTCACCCTGTTGCGTGCTGGTCAGGGAAGGAACAGGAATATAAAACAGATATATGAGgcactgaggaactggtgcaggagcagCGTTTTAGGTTTTTGGATcactggaatctcttctgggacaGGGATGATCTGCACacgagggacaggttgcaccttaactggaggggaaccagtaTCCGGGTCAGGAGGTTCATTAGTGCTACTTATGAATGTTTAAATTAGTTTGGCCAGGGAATGGGAACAAGAGCACTAAGTCAGAATTCAGAGGGATTGAGAGGAATGTAGATATCATGACCAGAATGAACAGGCAGGAGTAAACTAGtagaaacaaaaacaacaggaattctgcagatgctggaaattcaagcaacacacatcaaagttgctggtgaacgcagcaggccaggcagcatctataggaagaggcgcagtcgacgtttcaggccgagacccttcgtcagccctcctgacgaagggtctcggcctgaaacgtcgactgcgcctcttcctatagatgctgcctggcctgctgcgttcaccagcaactttgatgtgtgttgttagtagAAACAAAGAGGTGGACAGGTTGGaggtgtgtattttaatgctagggtGATGGAAAAGTGATGTAGTAGCCttaacagagacttggttgagtgAAGAACAGAAATGGATGCTTGATGTTCCATGGTTTCAAGGTTTTGGAAAAGAAAGAGGAGGTAAAGAGATGGAGGGTATCGGCTAAGGGGAGTTGCActattaatcagggacaatattacAGCTGCATTTGGAAAGGGACATAATGGAAGGCACATCCACCGAGTCTATATAGGAATACAGTGATGCTACAGAACTCCCATCTCCCAagagccactgggacattgaggaataTTCAGGAAGATTAAGAAAAGGTGCAAAAACAAGAGGGATGTTTTGATGGATGACTTCAAGTTCCCTATCTAAGCTACTGTCCAAGAAGCGTAGACACAGAATTTGTTAGATGCATCCAGAAGCATTTCTTAAATGAATATGCAGATAGTCTATAAAGAGGAAAGACCATACTGGACTTGGAGTTGGGTAATGAATCTGGCCAGATGACTAACCTTACAGTGGGTGaatagtgatcacagttctataCGTTTAAAGATTGTTATAGATAAGAATGAGTAAAGACCTTCCAGTTGAGTTTTAAAGTGGAGCAGGGAAAATTACAATGGTACTAGGCAGGGAATAGGAGAGATAATTGGGAGGAATGTTTCGTGGGCAAGTCCATGTctaacatgtggagggtgtttaagatTAACTGCAGAGTAAAGGACTGATGTATTCAGCAAAAAACAGAACAACAACGATAGTGAGGTAAGGGAAACTTGGATGTCAGATTTAtgaagctaaaattaaacaggGCCCTTGAGGACTACAATGTTTATCATTCATTCAATGGGGGTTTcatgtttcgtggatgtctgtgaagagtacaaaCTTCAGGTTATTtactgtatgcatactttgatattaaaattaacctttgaacttttgctgGATTAACAGTTTTATTGTAACCAGAATGCCATTAAATTGCTGTTGAACATCAAGATCTGTTACTTTAGAAGCCACTTCTCCTAATACAACTGTGGTTTTGCTTGTGATATCCCtcgttagtttttttttgtagcttGTCTCttattgcatgtttttttttaatctctctcaGGATCTGTCCtaatttgtgccatttttcctttATATACATTGACCAAACTGTAAGAATTTGCATGGGCTCAGCTTAGTTTTAGCAATTATAAACTGAACTTTTATAATTAAATACAGAATTCTGAGAGAATGAAGTCACAGGATTAAGGCAGATAAGGCTCCAGGGCCTGACGGGttgtaccccaggttattgataGAGGCAAGAAATGAGACTGCCAAGGCCCTGACCAATACTTTGCGTCCTCTCTAGCCATAAGCAAGGTCCTGAAATACTGgtaagtagctaatgttgttccattattcaagaaaggaaaaaaagtataattctggaaacAACAGACTGATCAGTTTCACATTAGTGGTAGGGAAGTTTAGTGGGAAGGATTCTTAGgagtaggatttatgagcatttggctTTGTGCAGGCAAGCCATGTCTTCCCAACGTAATTGTTTTGAAGTGACAATGCTGATTGATGAAAGTAAAGCTGTGGATGATGCTGCATGGATTTTATtatggcatttgacaagatccctcatgggaggctcagctagaagatgaagatgcatgggatccacagtGAATTAACCATTtccattcagaattggcttacccatagaagatagagggtagtggtcaatggacttattctggctggaggtctgtgactattGGTGTTTCATAGGGCTCTGTAGTGTGTTCTCTGCTGTTCATGATATATGTATAAATGATTAAAAATATAGATGGATGgacagcaagtttgcagatgtaaAAATTGGTGGTGTTGGGGATAGCATAgaacaggtgttcccaaccttttttgcactgcggaccggtttaatattgacaatattcttgcagagcagccgaccggtgggggggggggggggcggggagatgttgaggtagggttaaactcacctcaacatgtcttttacagttagggttgccaactttctcactcccaaataagggacaaaactagcaatcaaatcccaggacactttaccccaggaaagactaccatgaccatgaagccttgcgcgggcacctgtgtgcgcatgagCGTACGTACTGattccacccgcccccccccccccacaaatcggttttgccttcatcttcccgactatactgtacatacattatttctactttatataggctgtgtatttatcatatcattcctgctttcactatatgttactgttatttattttcagttttatgtgttatttggtatgaattggtaggttatcttttgggtctgggaaagctcaaaaaattttcccatataaattactggtaattacttcttcgctttacgccatttcggcacgaaaggttataggaacgttctaccttagcaggggaagtACGGGACACACCAATTTAGCCCACTATATgagatgtcctggcaaatatgggacagttggcaaccctatgttcaagttcaacagtgcatgacagggaatgaagaaaggtgcagctgactcatattgtttcctcacgggccagtagcacatgctttgcggcccggtggttggggactgctgcataGAAGACTCGCAAAGGATATAGTTAAGCTTCAGATATGGGTGAAAAACAGCAGATGGGAGTTTAACCTAACGAAATGTGAAGTGCTGCACTTTGCGAGATCAAATACAAGGAGCAGTGcagttaatggcaagacccttaacgGTGCAGATGTGCAGAGGAATCTTGAGGTCCAAATGcatggctccctgaaagtggctatacAGGGGGATAGGTTGGTAAAGAAGGGAAACGTCTGTGGTTAacaaggcatacagtgcattggccttcatcaatcgtgggattgagtttaagagccgagaggtaatgttgcagctgtataggaccctggtcagaccctatttggaatattgtgctcagttctggtcacctcactacagtaaggacgtggaaaccatagtaagggtgcagaggagatttacaaggatgttgcctggattggggagcatgccttatgagaaaaggttgtgTGAATTTGGTCTTttgtccttggagtgatggaggatgagaggtaacctgatagaggtgtacaagatgagaggcattgattatgtggatgtCAAGAGGCTTttccacagggctgaaatggctagtacaagagggcacagttttaaggtgcttggaagtaggtacagaggagatgtcaggggtaagtttttttttaacgcagagagtggtgagtgcatggaatgggttgccagcagcagcagaaacaatagggtcttttaagagactcctggatggctacatggagcttagaaaaatgagggctattggtaaagcctaggtagttctaaggtagggacatattcggtaaacaacaggaattctgcagatgctggaaattcaagcaacacacatcaaagttgctggtgaacgcagcaggccaagcagcatctataggaagaggtgcagtcgacgtttcaggccgagacccttcgtcaggactaactgaaggaagagtgagtaagggatatgaaagctggagggggagggggagatgcaaaatgataggagaagacaggagggggagggatagagccgagagctggacaggtgataggcaaaaggggatacgagaggatcatgggacaggaggtccgggaagaaagacggggggggtgacccagaggatgggcaagaggtatattcagagggacagagggagaaaaaggagagtgagagaaagaatgtgtgcataaaaatgagtaacagatggggtacgagggggaggtggggcctagcggaagttagagaagtcaatgttcatgccatcaggttggaggctacccagacggaatataaggtgttgttcctccaacctgagtgtggcttcatctttacagtacaggaggccgtggatagacatgtcagaatgggaatgggatgtggaattaaaatgtgtggccactgggagatcctgctttctctggcggacagagcgtagatgttcagcaaagcggtctcccagtctgcgtcgggtctcaccaatatataaaaggccacatcgggagcaccggacgcagtatatcaccccagtcgactcacaggtgaagtgatgcctcacctggaaggactgtttggggccctgaatggtggtaagggaggaagtgtaagggcatgtgtagcacttgttccgcttacacggataagtgccaggagggagatcagtggggagggatgggggggacgaatggacaagggagttgtgtagggagcgatccctgcggaatgcagagagagggggggagggaaagatgtgcttagtggtgggatcccgttggaggtggcggaagttacggagaataatatgttggacccggaggctgatggggtggtaggtgaggaccaggggaaccctattcctagtggggtggtgggaggatggagtgagagcagatgtacgtgaaatgggggagatgcgttcatatacatacatatgtatatgtacatattcggtacagctttgtgggccgaagggcctgtattgtgctgcaggttttctatgtcaTACATGCCTAGATTAGTCAAAGAATTAAGCTGAAGAATTagaaggtaatgttgcaactttataaaattctagttaaAGTTTTACACTGAGttttggttgccccattataggaaagatggagactttggagagggtgaaaaAGAGGCTTACAAGGATTCTGCCTATATTAGAGAACATGTGCTTTACCAGGTTGGACAAACttttgttgttttctctggagcagtaaaAGCAGAGGGGAGATAAGATAGGTCTGTAACATTGTGAGAAgcatagacagccagtatcttttttttccctagggttgaaatgtcttatACCAGAAAGCATGTTttttttaagatgagagggattaagttcaaaggagacatGCAAAATAAGTTCTAGGCGCCTGGAATCTATTagcgggggtggtggtggaggcaaatacaataaagTTAATATATGTGTAGGAAACTGAAatatatggacatggtgtagacaAAAGGGACGAGTTAGATatttgattactaacttaattAGATCGGCACGACACTGTGTCCCAAAGGgcgtgttactgtgctgtactgttctacccAGGTTGAGTGGCTCCTTACGGTCGCGGGGGTGGGGGGTTACAGGGCTTCTATGAACTCCCTCCGATCCTTGTGCGCTGATATCGATCAGTGCTGCAGAAACGCTTAAGACCCAACTTGCCGAATTCAAACACGATTTCTACAGTTCATCGGTAAACAGCGATCAACGCCGGTTTCATCCGCAAACTTTTGGTGTAAATAAAAATCTGTAGTTATTTAaatttttgaaagaaaaataaaacgttaagaaaacagcatctgtgaaaagagttTTGACCCTCATCTTTCAAAAGATGCTGCTAGGCTTACAAACAAACTGTTAGTCACGATCAATCAGATACAAAAGAAGCAAAAATACTTTAGACTTGAGCAGGCTCTGGCCATCGTCAAATCAGATCATACGTTAAAATTTTCACCAATTCACCTGATTCCGTGGACATGGGTTTATAAATGAGACGGAAAACTGGTAAACATCGAATTAATGGCATTGTTTGTAGTTCGGCTTTTGTTTGTACACGAATTGAAATTTGAAGCCTGTCGCCACCTTCACGACCACGCCATCAGCAAATGATTACACTTGTAAAAGGAGGCAACACTGGACTTCTTTCGGGTGTCAACCATTCAACTATTTGGAAGTGAGCCGACGATTATAATTTGAAGATAACCTGAGAATGGGTACAGCCGGTTTACTGGGATCGGTAAGGGAGATAAAAGCTGGAAAAAAATCAAAGGTGGCGTATAAAACCTTCTATACATGGGTTTCCACGTGAAACCGCGGGGAAATTGGTTCTTTCTGTGCAGGGCGGGAATTAACACCATCACAACCAAGATTCAGCAGACAACAGGTTCTTCAGCACGGAATCCAGCGGAGATTTTCTCCCATAGTTTACCCAGATGTTACCTTCAAAAAAGCGTGACCTCGATTTGAAAACTCACGTTTAATTCGAAACGAACGACGCCAAATGCACGAAAGAAACCGGTCAATATACAAATAGCCTTCACCATGCTGTCTGAACTCCACCCAAACGTAGGCACGTCCGCACTTGCGCAAAAAGCCGCAGCGCAACGCGGCAATGTATCAATTTCCGTAAAAACACGCGTTCCCATAACGAGATTCTACGGATTGAAGTTACCACTCACTCACATTTGACTCAATTTTTAGAATTCCGTTCACGGCCGATATTTATTTTCAATACAACACTCCAGAAAGgagcaacaacacacacacaaaatgctggtgaacgcagcaggccagacagtatccatagtcgacgtttcgggccgagacccttcatcggaaggAAGAACTTTTTCCCCCCCGATTTTCGGACTTAGCCCGTTTCTTACTGGATACACTTTGCGGCGCCTGCGTTTTTCGAAGGTATCGGAGCGTTGAAATGTGTTTTATTCTTAAGAAATTGGATGTCTTTTTTTATACTGTCAGTTTTGAACTAGCCACATTTGATATTGATCAAATCCTGAGTTAAGAATTAAAATTGACCTTACAGTCACTTGTAAAAACGCCGAGTAATGCCAGTTTTAAATGGAAACGTCGAGATCAAATAATGTAGCATCTGTCCACAAAACTACTCTAGAGTATTCTACACTATGATCACCCCCTCTGCATTTGATTTTATAAAGCGGAGGCAAATCGTGAATGCCAATTTAATATACTTAACTGGGAGAAGTGCGAGTGCATTGCTACTTACAGCACCTGTAAAGACTGATAtgataaccgtataacaattacagcacggaaaaaggccatctcggcccttctagtccgtgccgaactctctcacctagtcccaccgacctgcactcagcccttaaccctccattcctttcctgtccatataattgtccaacttaactttaaacatCGAAcatgcctcaactacttctgctggaagctcattccacacagctactactctctaagtaaagaagttccccctcatgttacccctaaacttttgctctttaactctcaactcatgtcctcttgtttgaatcatcccccactctcaatggaaaaagcctatccacatcaattctatctatccccctcataattttaaatacccctatcaagtcccctctcaaccttctacattccaaagaataaagacccaacttgttcaacctttctctgtaacttgggtgaTGAAACTCAGGTAGAAAAAGACACTATCCTCCATTGCTCACTCGGTGGAAGAACAGGCTGGACCAGAATACAacagtcatgccactcagggacttagactatattatttttctttgtgacttttttttcctgaaatcataactatatgtgcaatcaacacatataaaagttgccggtgaacgcagcaggccaggcagcatctccaggaagaggtacagtcaacatttggggctgagacccttcatcaggacaaatctgcagatttccttgtgtttgcgttttaaatTCACTATATGTGCAATGTTGTGTGCTGTCAGTATCCCAGTGGAACAGTTTCATTTGGCAATATTCATATGTGGTTGAAAGATAATTAAACTTGTAAACAAAGGGGAAGAACTGATGGAGAGAAACCCAAGATTCCTTCTGATTGACTGGCACTTTTTCCAGTCGTGTGTACTGTATTGATTGTAGTCGGGGCTGTATGGTTGCATGACAGTTAGCATAATACTTCACAGCAACAGTGACTGCAagatcaggattaaattccaccactgtctgtaaggagcttgtatgttctcacAGTGGCAGCATGTTTCCGAAACCAGATgatgtggtttcctcccaaattccaaaagaTGTTATGTATGGATTAGGGCTAGCAAGTTGTGGCACTGTATAATGTTTAATCCTGATTATCAGTGCTAATGACAAGGGCTCATCTATATTAAAGAAACTAAAAGTAGGTTGATCCTCCTCGCAGCATACTGCCAATCAGCCTAGGCTTCCATTACTAGTACTTGACTTTTGTTCAGACTCTGACCCCTTTCTCACTTTGTATCAAATACTGGGAGTAAATATTTCCCTCTTTGCTCCACCTATTCCTTCCTAAAACACTCACTTTTCCAGTTCTTATGACGAATTCTTTGACCCAAAACAAAGACAGTTAATCACTTTCAAGGTCTGCGTTTGTACTAGGTGTTTAATTAGTTGTCATATgagtggggtgtccagggaggggtagcacttctggtgaaggggcttgtcatgtccattcccgggcagctcactcaccttcggTCCCCATTGCATGTATGGCTCTCAGCTGtggttccaagtagctgtttgcatgtgacagcagccacatgCCAGTACACCACTTCCAACAGATGGGTTAAACTACATGAGGGTAGTCGGCGGCCTCATTCCCTGGAGATACAGGCGTGCCTGTCCTTGCACGCAAAGCCAGCTCcagtggactgggtggatgagatctacagtgagatccaacagccaggaaagcAGCTCTGCAATGTTCTGGGGAGAGCAAAAGGGAGGACAAGGCCCAGAAAAGGTCATGGACACCCAATGCAACCAAGACCTCAGTTATGACGCTTGTTCATAgaactggacctggacttccaagGTAAAGAGTAAAGAAATGCCCCTGTGCAAcagctcccccccccactttaaaaactctcccacaccaCCACATGAATGAAATATTTATATTACACTATTGCATTAGGGGACAGAGAAACCCTGACTGAATAAATAGGATTATCCAAACCATGTGTAGATGTGCTATTGCTGTACctaaatattttattttcctgCCACCATTCACATTCTAAACCTTCAAGATTCAAGAACTAAACACCATGATGTCTTTGAAGAGCCTGATTTGGCAAAATACAGAATTGGAGAAGGAGTAAGCCATTTAGAAACTTGACCTTCACAAGAATTTGAAATAAAAGTACTCTTGGTCCATTTCATTTTGAGTAATGGGTAAAGATGGTTTCAGCATTTAGCCAGGGAAGGAACATAAGCAGATACAAACTTCAATGACATAATTTTAATCGGTGAGTAGATCTTTAGCTCAGTCAACAATAGTTCTCCAGTTCAAACTCAAGCAAAGGTTGTGGAGAGTGGTAATGTTTATGACAGGCAATGGAGACAAATGGCTCCTTCTTTCCTAAACAACCTAAATGTACAGATTGCTTAGGAAAACAACCTGTACATGTGCTGATGTGTCGAAATAATAGACTGGAACTAGTCATCTGAGATCACTGTACACATTCCTCTGCAGTCCAAAGGTCAGTCATCGATAGCTGGATGGAAAAGTTAGTCAAAATACAGAAGTGTTAAATAATTTAAGCATCCAAATTGAAAGCGTTAAAGATTAGTTTTTTGTTTGCCTTTCAACTTCATAGTGTAATGAGAAAGCAGTTTACTGTCTGCAATACCTTTACACAAGGTCAGGTCTCTGTACATTCCAATAACTTAGAGCCAAGGACACTTCTCGATTTATTTGACAACGTATTATTCAGTGCTTCCATATAGTCAGGTACATCTTGTATATTCTTCAAACAAAAAATGTCAACAATCAATATCCAACAGAAAGCTGGAGTTCCTGTAGCTAGGATTTATCCACTGCACCTTTAAAGTATTGAAAGCACAGCCTCACTAATTTGGATCAAATGGCATACTTCAGTTTTATAGAGTATAATGTGAAGTTCAAAATTGCTGTAATTCAACTATTAGCTAGTGATAGGTTTAGTTTGCCGACCTAAAGAAAAGTTATGCACTATTTACCACCCCTATCCAAGAGAGATCAAATTTCAAGCATTGGCAATTCCAATCACTCCACAGGCTAAGCGTCCTCCAGCATTTCCAGTTCGGGTGCTTTCTTCATCTCCCCCTTTGCCCAAGTCATCTTCTTTCTCGTGAATCTTTAAAAAAGAGCACAAAAATAACAGCATAACATGGAAAGGGCATTTATATTCTTACAGGAGGTACAGTAATAACAAGTGTGCTTATGTAGCTCCTTAAAATCCCAAGGTGTTTTGCAGCCAATAAAGTCTGAAATACTGCACAAAACATGCTAACTCAAATATTACAGTTGCATTTAATCAGCATTAGGTTTGTGACCATCTTTTTTATTCAATTTGAAAGGGCAGATTATAAACTATGCAACTTCCAAGCTCAATTTGTTAATGCAAATTCCAAGAAAAGTTATCGATCCGATTGCTCAACATGGCTGTATTCATGGCATGCAAATGGTCAGAATAATGTCAAGTCTCACTTCACACTTTAATAAGTTTGGAAGTTCATTTGTTACTAAGTCATGGCTGCAACTTCTTTCCAGTCTTTACTCCGCCAAGTACAACAGGAAGATTTTAAAAGATTTAGATTCACaaatgttccaaaaaaaaaagcagctatCAATCAACTTAATAGAACTGTGGTTAGTTCATCAGCAAGGCATCTGTGGTTTGTTTACATGCTTGAATCACAGCTATTTATTAATTACAATAATTATTTCACAAGTCTGAATACTTACCACAAGTGTACGTCCAATGATGGACAGTTCTCCTGATAGACTGAGCATTTTATCCTTTATTTCAAATTTGGCTTTACCGCTGTTATCAGCCACAACATTGCCAAGATCACCAACATGTCTATAATGAATTACATAATTATTGATTGAACTTTGTTTTGAAACTAAAACATGTGAAAAAGCATTACAGCAACCAAGCAGCACTTCATGTTGGTAGTAAGTTGCAATTTAATACAAGCTATTTCATATAATTACCTTCATGCTTTTaaggaaaaatatatatataaaaacatacTGTTATCCAATTCTTAACATTCAAACGCAGAAGATATTCCAGAGATGTTTAGTGAATCAGCCTTTAAAATAACTTAATACAAATCACTTATTAGTGCAGCACAATATACAATCTGGAGGACAAACACTTACACTGATATTCTAGTGTGTTAGCTTTGAATTCAGTGGAAATTACATTTGAAAAaattgcagaaaatgtgacaagGCAAAAATCAAAGTAGTCAAATGTCCTGTACAGGCAACAATCAAATGTTAATCGATTTCATATTTAAAACCAACAAGAATAGACTTCCTAGCCAGGCAGTCTTAAACAAGATCCAATGACAAATCTATACCTACTGCTTTTGTCTTAATGTCTTTCATTCTGAGTGTTACTGGGAAATGGGACGTAATTCTTACATACAATTTAAGTTATGAGCTATCTTCTTAAGTAGCTCTGGTCACCATCTTGGAttttggttggttggttggtgggcatctgtctgtctcaaaggacaatgggtgagGATCATCACCACAAGCCTGCTGGAAGGTATGGAAACCCCGAGATGCTCAGCCATCGAGATCCCCTTCGGCCTCACCactgtagtccaaaggaaagcttatgaagcaattgttgattgtgtggatagtcagaggctttttccctagggctgaaatggctatcacgagagggcatagttttaaggtgtttgtaagtaggtacagaggagatgtcaggggcaactttattttaaaaacgcagagtggtgagtgcgtggaatgggctgctggtgatggtggtggagggggatacgatagggtcctttaagagactcctggatcggtacatagagcttagaaaaatagagtcaagtcaaatttatttataaagcacattttaaaacaacccatgttgaccaaagtgctgtacaaaccataacaggtagctaaattCACAAATTCAAGaaacagatataaacaacaaggcacgcagcttataggcacaaaataaacaacacatgagcctaggcacaagccaaaaatcagccacatcaaatgctagtgaataaaggtaagttttgagcttggacttaaaagagtcaatggaggggac
This genomic stretch from Mobula hypostoma chromosome 6, sMobHyp1.1, whole genome shotgun sequence harbors:
- the sod1 gene encoding superoxide dismutase [Cu-Zn] codes for the protein MKAICVLKGSGEVTGTVNLEQAEDGSVTVKGCITGLTPGKHGFHVHAYGDNTNGCISAGPHYNPFNKKHGGPDDVERHVGDLGNVVADNSGKAKFEIKDKMLSLSGELSIIGRTLVIHEKEDDLGKGGDEESTRTGNAGGRLACGVIGIANA